In Phragmites australis chromosome 16, lpPhrAust1.1, whole genome shotgun sequence, one DNA window encodes the following:
- the LOC133895320 gene encoding histone-lysine N-methyltransferase ATXR3-like, giving the protein MGDGGVACAVRAVEGFRADALVRRGGGQAMPDKGDKGHGHHQHRKNQQLASAAELEEGELLNGEAETNGLPERSMPPKKWRKVLVASTAADVEPGEIVGPHMVPSKNARRNGELGKGESVPDRQRKEKSSGKSGRKSSKDEVEPGEITLLDKKRDGKSQRGDDHSRRPSSSSQKGSLKDSDEEPGEIKPESSSSVSVRKSRAAEPQSINHKNQADTSDQSRSKSRRKGEGKSSSAGRHFSGRNREVSPPIWDRHDRRGRSPGILGRFPHDRIRHDRHDRSPSRLERSPRERARHYDSRDRSPYISPRHRVRQSHHKDNTPNRVDNSPRGRVQHEDFRDCSPLHHDRSPPERCRATDSHEANKKSRSAKLDTNNPEKPQHKSKSTKQSSKAKSGNTGKSEEKISKEKATESTRYTELPPPPPLPPPPPPPPPPPPPLPPPLPPPPGPELNGVLAEDASMEEDMDICDTPPHTTASPEPTEPSSDMGKWIYLDQFGIEQGPSKLADLTKLVEDGYLLSDHLIKHADSNRWVTLENAASPLVSSDIPSVYLDASTQLVSPPEAPGNLLDKTPEEASNLASDAEDEQMEEASAEHKEDFYIDDRVEALMDGSILMHGHELEILGEVLNAEFKPADWERWSHPEDFSRFQVHPEGNDRINRGTEFLDNRPTDTYDLGFVERNNLHHYVESSEWFSGRWSCKGGDWKRSDESSQDKPYRKKLVLNEGYPLCQMPEGSHVDPRQHCKDELYFPVRAKKHDLPLWAFSSTEENTDSVNDASKNGAMPGRSGQIRQPLRGVKGMMLPVVRINARVVKDQSSVEPCTKPRGADRPLSRSSRSHSIGTERSSVHEGLSHSKKHHGHDSQGLHKSKSVPNIPKDHVCTIEELSVNRGDWYYLDGTGHEHGPFSYSELQELVKKGTIIEQTSAFRKIDNTWFPVLMDLKPDCAVHSGAARSSNSTSALMHSDQHNVGVNHGSDSFHELHPQFVGYMRGKLHELVMKYFKSRELTLAINEVLDPWISAKQPKKEIETYFSHNSASRNFLPEDGGSAKRAKLLPDQNDEDIHMPNDVLASQKEDICFEELCDGAASVDDNSVNPREENESWGLLNGHVLARIFHFLRADVKSLISSAATCRRWNAAAKYYRNTCKFIDLSSVGPLCTDSVFRDIMAGYEKQNIRTLILAGCSNLSSLALERVLEQLPHISYVHIQGCSHLGDLKNRFKHVKWIRSSFNLESYQKMKSMKQIGDGNNYPSKAARNLTNQLGGSDELDGYFADISNRENANLSFGQGFYKRSKLLDARKSSAVLSRDAQMRRLMQRQAENGYRKMGDFVINRLREIMKSNRFDFFIPKVAKIEGRLKNGYYARHGFSTIKHDIRSMCQDALRYKDGSDLGDIKQIVVSFIQLAKRLGNPRHISERNGAAAQKDSLDISHYSSDTKLKKKQNKTRGANSTVAGGDNSSRAFDREIKRSLSKLKKRDVDSGSETSDDDDGYSEGDETESETTVSDTESDLDVNSGAWDSKGNGLKLLEPGESVTDDRILGARMTKASLVPPVTRKYEVIEEYLIVADEEEVKRKMWVALPDDYSEKLLSQKNGTENLELPEVKDYQPRKVPGDEILEQEVYGIDPYTHNLLCDIMPAELDWSLADKHIFIEEMLLNTLNKQVRHFTGSGNTPMVYALKPVIEEIQRSAEESCDRRTSKMCLAMLKVMRNRPEHSCVAYRKGLGVVCNKKGGFGLDDFVVEFFGEVYPSWRWYEKQDGIKHIQNNSQDQAPEFYNIMLERPKGDRDGYDLVFVDAMHKANYASRICHSCNPNCEAKVTAVDGKYQIGIYTVRPIAEGEEVTFDYNSVTESKEEHEASVCLCGSQICRGSYLNFSGEGAFEKVLMEFHGVLDRHNLLLQACEANSVSQQDLIDLARAGLGTCLLAGLPGWLVAYTAHLVRFIYLERQKLPEEILKHNVEEKRQFFIEINMDSEKNDAEVQAEGVLNSRLQNIVHTLDKVRYVMRCIFGDPKNAPPPLVRLTGRSLVSAIWKGDSSIVAELLQSMEPHVEEEVLSELKAKIRAHDPSDSEDIEGGIRNSLLWLRDELRTLSCTYKCRHDAAADLIHMYAYTKCFFRVRDYKTVKSPPVHISPLDLGPKYADKLGPGFQEYCKAYPENYCLAQLIYWYSQNAEPESRLTRARKGCMSLPDVSSFYVKSVKPAQERVYGNRTVRFMLSRMEKQAQRPWPKDRIWVFKSDPRFFGSPMMDAVLNNSPLDKEMVHWLKTRPNVFLG; this is encoded by the exons ATGGGAGATGGGGGAGTCGCGTGCGCCGTTCGCGCAGTGGAGGGCTTCCGTGCCGACGCCCTcgtgaggagaggaggaggacaagcGATGCCGGACAAGGGGGATAAGGGACACGGCCACCACCAGCACCGGAAGAACCAGCAGTTGGCGTCGGCTGCCGAGCTGGAGGAGGGGGAGTTGCTCAATGGGGAGGCAGAGACCAACGGACTGCCGGAGAGGAGCATGCCGCCCAAGAAGTGGCGGAAGGTGCTGGTGGCCTCGACTGCAGCAGACGTGGAGCCTGGGGAGATTGTAGGCCCGCACATGGTGCCGTCGAAGAATGCGAGGAGGAATGGGGAGCTTGGGAAGGGAGAGTCTGTGCCGGATAggcagaggaaggagaagtcttCTGGGAAGAGCGGGAGGAAGTCGAGTAAGGATGAGGTGGAGCCTGGGGAGATTACTTTACTGGACAAAAAGCGGGATGGCAAGTCCCAACGCGGCGATGATCATAGCAGGAGGCCGAGTTCATCTTCCCAGAAAGGCTCCTTGAAGGATTCTGATGAAGAGCCCGGTGAAATTAAGCCAGAGAGCAGCAGCAGTGTCAGTGTGAGGAAGAGCCGGGCAGCAGAGCCTCAGAGCATTAATCACAAGAACCAAGCTGACACATCCGATCAATCAAGGTCGAAAAGTCGCAGGAAGGGAGAAGGGAAGAGTTCGTCTGCTGGGAGACATTTTTCTGGAAGAAATCGTGAGGTCTCGCCACCAATATGGGATCGCCATGATAGGCGTGGGAGGAGCCCAGGCATCTTGGGCCGCTTTCCTCATGATCGCATTCGTCATGACAGGCATGATAGGAGCCCGAGCCGCTTGGAGCGCTCTCCACGTGAGCGTGCCCGCCACTATGATAGCAGAGACCGCAGTCCATACATTTCACCTCGACATAGAGTTCGGCAGTCCCACCACAAGGATAATACACCAAATCGTGTTGATAATTCCCCACGTGGGAGGGTCCAGCATGAGGATTTCAGGGACTGCAGCCCACTTCATCATGACAGATCACCGCCTGAACGTTGTCGTGCTACAGACAGTCATGAAGCAAACAAGAAGAGCAGAAGCGCTAAGCTTGATACCAACAACCCAGAAAAGCCACAGCACAAAAGTAAATCAACGAAGCAATCTTCAAAGGCCAAGAGTGGTAACACTGGGAAGAGTGAGGAGAAAATCTCCAAGGAAAAGGCAACCGAGAGCACTCGGTACACTgagctgccgccgccacccccactaccaccgccaccaccgcctccaccgcctccacctccacctctgcCACCTCCCCTTCCCCCACCACCAGGACCTGAGCTGAATGGAGTTCTTGCAGAAGATGCCTCTATGGAAGAAGACATGGATATCTGTGACACCCCACCTCACACTACTGCATCACCTGAGCCCACTGAACCCTCTAGTGATATGGGGAAGTGGATTTACCTTGACCAGTTCGGTATTGAGCAAGGACCTTCCAAGCTCGCTGACTTGACGAAGCTGGTGGAAGATGGATATCTTCTTTCTGATCACCTAATAAAACATGCTGACAGCAACCGATGGGTGACTCTCGAGAATGCAGCTTCGCCACTGGTCTCATCTGACATCCCCTCTGTATATTTGGATGCTTCAACACAGCTGGTTAGCCCGCCAGAAGCCCCAGGAAATTTGCTTGATAAAACTCCAGAGGAGGCATCTAACTTGGCATCAGATGCCGAGGATGAACAAATGGAGGAAGCTTCTGCAGAACACAAGGAAGATTTCTACATTGATGATAGGGTTGAAGCACTGATGGATGGATCAATTTTGATGCATGGTCATGAGCTTGAGATCCTTGGAG AGGTTTTAAATGCAGAATTTAAGCCTGCAGATTGGGAAAGATGGAGTCACCCTGAAG ATTTCTCTAGATTCCAAGTGCATCCTGAAGGAAATGATAGAATCAATAGAGGCACTGAATTCTTAGACAACAGGCCCACAGATACTTACGACCTTGGTTTTGTTGAGAGGAACAACTTACACCATTATGTTGAATCTAGTGAATGGTTTTCTGGGAGATGGTCTTGCAAAGGTGGTGATTGGAAGAGAAGCGACGAATCGAGCCAAGATAAGCCGTACAGGAAAAAGCTTGTTCTGAATGAAGGTTATCCTCTTTGTCAAATGCCAGAAGGTAGTCATGTGGATCCTCGTCAGCACTGCAAGGATGAACTTTACTTCCCTGTACGTGCTAAAAAGCATGATCTACCATTATGGGCATTCTCATCAACAGAAGAGAACACTGACAGTGTTAATGATGCCAGTAAAAATGGTGCTATGCCTGGGAGGTCAGGTCAAATCAGACAGCCTCTGAGGGGAGTGAAGGGGATGATGCTTCCAGTGGTTAGGATAAATGCTCGTGTTGTTAAGGACCAATCATCTGTTGAACCCTGTACAAAACCCAGAGGAGCTGATCGGCCACTTTCTAGATCTTCACGCTCTCATTCGATTGGGACCGAAAGGAGTTCTGTACATGAAGGTTTGTCGCATTCCAAGAAGCATCATGGACATGATTCGCAAGGTTTGCACAAGTCCAAGTCTGTTCCAAACATTCCAAAGGACCATGTATGCACTATTGAAGAACTGTCAGTCAATCGGGGTGACTGGTACTACCTGGATGGCACTGGGCATGAGCACGGCCCATTTTCTTACTCTGAATTGCAAGAATTAGTTAAAAAGGGCACTATCATTGAACAGACCAGTGCATTCCGTAAGATTGATAACACATGGTTTCCAGTTCTTATGGATTTAAAGCCTGATTGCGCTGTTCATAGTGGTGCAGCACGAAGCTCTAATTCTACCTCAGCTCTGATGCACTCAGATCAACACAATGTTGGTGTGAATCATGGGTCCGATAGCTTCCATGAGTTGCACCCCCAATTTGTAGGTTATATGCGTGGCAAGCTACATGAGCTAgtcatgaaatatttcaagagCAGGGAACTTACTTTAGCTATAAACGAGGTCTTGGATCCATGGATTTCAGCAAAGCAGcccaaaaaagaaatagaaacatACTTTTCTCACAATTCAGCTTCTAGGAATTTCCTGCCAG AAGATGGTGGGTCCGCAAAAAGGGCAAAATTGCTCCCTGATCAAAATGATGAAGATATTCATATGCCAAATGACGTTCTTGCCAGTCAGAAGGAGGACATCTGTTTTGAAGAGTTATGCGATGGGGCTGCTTCTGTTGATGACAACTCTGTGAATCccagagaagaaaatgaaagtTGGGGTCTACTAAATGGTCATGTGTTAGCGAGAATCTTCCATTTTCTGAGGGCAGATGTGAAATCGCTTATTTCTTCTGCAGCTACTTGTAGGCGTTGGAATGCTGCAGCTAAGTATTACAGGAACACATGCAAATTCATTGATTTGTCTTCTGTTGGCCCTCTTTGTACTGATTCTGTGTTTCGGGATATTATG GCCGGTTATGAGAAGCAAAATATTAGGACACTTATTTTAGCTGGGTGCTCGAATCTTAGCTCACTTGCCCTTGAGAGAGTACTTGAGCAGCTTCCACACATATCTTATGTGCACATTCAAGGTTGCAGCCATCTAGGGGATCTGAAAAACAGATTTAAGCATGTAAAATGGATCAGGAGCTCTTTTAATCTTGAGTCATACCAGAAAATGAAAAGCATGAAGCAGATAGGTGATGGGAACAACTACCCATCCAAAGCTGCAAGGAACTTGACCAATCAGCTGGGTGGTTCTGATGAGCTTGACGGTTATTTTGCTGATATTTCAAATAGAGAGAATGCTAATCTTTCATTTGGACAAGGTTTCTATAAACGATCAAAACTGCTTGATGCTAGAAAGTCCTCTGCGGTTTTGTCGCGGGATGCACAAATGAGGCGTTTGATGCAGAGGCAGGCGGAAAATGGCTACAGAAAGATGGGGGATTTTGTCATCAACAGACTGAGAGAAATCATGAAGAGTAACAGATTTGATTTTTTCATTCCGAAG GTTGCAAAAATCGAAGGTAGGCTGAAAAATGGGTATTATGCCCGCCATGGCTTTAGTACCATCAAGCATGACATCCGTTCTATGTGCCAAGATGCATTGAG ATATAAAGATGGTAGTGATTTGGGAGATATAAAGCAAATTGTTGTCTCCTTCATCCAGCTAGCAAAGAGACTAGGGAATCCGAGGCACATTTCTGAGAGAAATGGAGCGGCAGCCCAGAAGGACAGCTTGGACATTAGTCATTATTCTTCAGACacaaaactaaaaaagaaacaaaataaaacaagGGGAGCAAATTCGACTGTTGCTGGAGGAGATAATTCATCTCGTGCATTTGACCGTGAAATCAAAAGAAGCCTATCTAAATTGAAGAAAAGGGATGTTGACTCTGGTAGTGAAACATCTGACGATGATGATGGGTACTCTGAAGGTGATGAAACTGAGAGCGAGACTACTGTTTCTGATACAGAGAGTGACCTTGATGTAAATTCTGGAGCATGGGATTCAAAGGGAAACGGTCTGAAGTTACTTGAACCTGGTGAATCTGTGACTGATGATCGTATATTGGGTGCCCGCATGACAAAGGCGAGCCTTGTTCCTCCAGTTACTAGGAAGTATGAAGTTATTGAGGAGTACCTTATTGTAGCAGACGAGGAGGAAGTAAAACGAAAAATGTGGGTTGCTTTACCTGATGACTATTCTGAAAAGTTGCTCTCGCAAAAGAATGGCACTGAAAACTTGGAGCTTCCGGAGGTTAAGGATTATCAACCTCGAAAAGTACCCGGGGATGAGATTCTTGAGCAAGAAGTATACGGCATAGATCCATACACTCATAATCTACTGTGTGACATTATGCCTGCTGAGCTTGACTGGTCACTAGCTGATAAGCATATCTTTATTGAGGAG ATGCTACTGAATACCTTGAATAAGCAAGTTAGGCATTTCACTGGTTCAGGAAATACTCCGATGGTTTACGCTCTTAAACCTGTCATTGAAGAAATCCAAAGGTCTGCAGAGGAGAGTTGTGATCGACGAACTTCGAAGATGTGCCTGGCAATGCTAAAGGTCATGAGGAACCGTCCTGAACATAGCTGCGTCGCCTATAGAAAG GGTCTTGGAGTTGTTTGCAACAAAAAGGGTGGATTTGGTTTAGATGACTTTGTTGTCGAGTTCTTTGGGGAG GTTTACCCTTCTTGGAGATGGTATGAAAAGCAAGATGGTATTAAGCATATACAAAACAACAGCCAAGATCAAGCTCCTGAGTTTTACAACATTATGTTAGAAAGGCCAAAG GGAGATCGCGATGGATATGACTTGGTTTTTGTTGATGCGATGCACAAGGCCAACTATGCGAGTAGAATCTGCCACTCCTGCAATCCTAACTGTGAAGCAAA AGTGACAGCTGTGGATGGTAAATACCAGATTGGAATTTACACTGTTCGACCAATTGCAGAAGGCGAGGAAGTCACTTTTGATTACAACTCTGTAACTGAG AGTAAAGAAGAGCACGAAGCATCGGTCTGCCTCTGTGGGAGCCAAATATGCCGGGGCAGCTATTTAAATTTTTCTGGTGAAGGAGCTTTTGAGAAG GTGTTAATGGAATTCCATGGTGTGCTCGACCGGCATAATCTTCTGTTACAGGCTTGCGAAGCAAACTCTGTCTCTCAACAAGACTTAATTGACTTGGCTAGAGCTGGTCTTGGTACCTGTTTGCTTGCTGGTTTGCCTGGATGGCTTGTTGCTTACACGGCTCACCTG GTGCGGTTTATATACCTTGAGAGACAGAAACTTCCTGAGGAGATCTTAAAGCACAATGTGGAAGAGAAGCGCCAGTTCTTTATTGAAATAAACATGGATTCTGAGAAGAATGACGCTGAAGTTCAG GCCGAGGGAGTATTAAATTCAAGACTACAGAATATTGTACATACACTTGACAAG GTGAGATATGTTATGAGATGCATATTTGGGGACCCCAAGAATGCGCCTCCTCCTCTGGTGAGGTTGACTGGGAGAAGTCTGGTATCTGCCATCTGGAAAGGGGACAGCTCAATAGTTGCTGAACTTCTTCAGTCGATGGAACCTCATGTTGAGGAAGAGGTGCTTAGTGAGCTCAAGGCCAAAATTCGTGCTCATGATCCATCAGACTCTGAAGATATCGAGGGAGGCATCCGGAATTCTCTGCTATG GTTGCGTGATGAGTTGCGGACTCTTTCATGCACATACAAGTGCCGTCATGATGCTGCTGCAGATTTGATTCACATGTATGCTTACACAAAGTGTTTTTTCAGGGTCCGG GATTACAAGACAGTAAAATCTCCACCAGTTCATATCAGTCCGCTTGATTTAGGTCCCAAATATGCTGATAAATTGGGACCTGGCTTCCAGGAGTACTGTAAGGCATACCCTGAAAATTACTGCTTAGCCCAGCTTATCTATTGGTATAGCCAGAATGCAGAACCTGAATCTAGATTGACAAGAGctagaaaaggttgcatgtcATTACCAGATGTCTCATCCTTTTATGTGAAGTCTGTAAAGCCAGCGCAAGAGCGAGTCTATGGCAACAGAACTGTGAGATTCATGTTATCGCGCATG GAAAAACAGGCACAACGGCCATGGCCGAAGGACAGGATATGGGTGTTCAAGAGCGACCCGAGATTCTTTGGTAGTCCAATGATGGATGCCGTGTTGAATAATTCCCCCCTCGACAAGGAGATGGTGCATTGGTTGAAGACAAGACCAAACGTTTTCCTAGGCTAG